One Rhododendron vialii isolate Sample 1 chromosome 2a, ASM3025357v1 genomic region harbors:
- the LOC131310437 gene encoding uncharacterized protein LOC131310437, with amino-acid sequence MEIESAKCECCGLKEDCTQDYISEVKEKFEGKWLCGLCSEAVRDEVKRGKSEMEEAVKAHMSFCRKYKTNPATRVADGMRQMLRRRSSDMSSSSSSSSKKYSRSASTSSQVGDEPSFSYY; translated from the coding sequence ATGGAGATAGAATCGGCGAAGTGTGAGTGTTGTGGGCTGAAAGAGGACTGCACCCAAGACTACATCAGTGAGGTGAAAGAGAAGTTCGAAGGCAAATGGCTGTGCGGGTTGTGCTCGGAGGCAGTCAGGGACGAAGTCAAAAGAGGGAAATCGGAGATGGAAGAAGCCGTGAAGGCGCACATGTCGTTCTGCCGCAAGTACAAAACGAACCCGGCTACTCGAGTCGCGGATGGCATGAGGCAGATGCTGAGGAGGAGGTCCAGCGACATgtcgtcctcgtcctcgtctTCGTCGAAGAAGTACTCAAGATCAGCCAGCACGTCGTCACAAGTAGGAGACGAGCCATCGTTCTCTTATTACTAG